The proteins below come from a single Candidatus Alcyoniella australis genomic window:
- a CDS encoding ABC transporter ATP-binding protein: MADVKLEQIAKRFGEVEVLTSIDLQIEDGEFVVLVGPSGCGKSTLLRLVAGLEKPSAGTISINGRRVNELAPRYRDVAMVFQSYALYPHMSVRRNMRFGLDVRKIPREQAEAEVERAAEMLGLTPLLDRLPKELSGGQRQRVAVGRAIVRRPQVFLFDEPLSNLDPALRGQMLVELRRLHQQLATTMIYVTHDQVEAMTLADRVALLDRGRLQQVGSPLDLYERPSNRFTAQFIGSPQMNVWPCCCDNGMLRGAGWSMPAPQGARLGELELGVRPHDLALCSEGDAEGMSMPFEVEVVETVGWDVQIHGLLGQGLAAVLQLPAKEAAGIAPGSRLRVAPNSGALHLFDPASGDALLRA, translated from the coding sequence ATGGCCGACGTCAAACTCGAACAGATTGCCAAGCGCTTCGGCGAGGTCGAGGTGCTGACCTCGATCGATCTACAGATTGAGGACGGCGAGTTCGTGGTGCTGGTGGGCCCCAGCGGCTGCGGCAAGTCGACCCTGCTGCGGCTTGTGGCCGGGCTCGAGAAACCCAGCGCGGGCACGATCAGCATCAACGGCCGCCGCGTCAACGAGCTGGCTCCGCGCTACCGCGACGTGGCAATGGTTTTCCAATCCTACGCGCTCTACCCGCACATGAGCGTTCGGCGCAACATGCGCTTCGGCTTGGACGTGCGCAAAATCCCGCGCGAGCAGGCCGAGGCCGAAGTCGAGCGCGCCGCCGAGATGCTCGGTCTGACCCCGCTGCTCGACCGTCTGCCCAAGGAACTCTCCGGCGGCCAACGCCAGCGCGTGGCTGTGGGCCGGGCCATCGTGCGCCGACCGCAGGTGTTTTTGTTCGACGAGCCGCTGTCCAACCTCGACCCGGCGCTGCGCGGCCAGATGCTCGTGGAACTGCGGCGGCTGCACCAACAACTGGCCACGACCATGATCTACGTGACCCACGACCAGGTCGAGGCCATGACTCTCGCCGACCGCGTGGCCCTGCTCGATCGCGGCCGCTTGCAGCAGGTCGGCTCGCCGCTCGATCTTTACGAGCGTCCGTCCAACCGCTTTACGGCGCAGTTCATCGGCTCGCCGCAGATGAACGTCTGGCCCTGTTGCTGCGACAACGGCATGCTGCGCGGCGCGGGCTGGTCCATGCCCGCTCCCCAGGGAGCGCGCCTTGGCGAACTCGAGCTCGGTGTGCGGCCCCACGACCTGGCGCTGTGCAGCGAAGGCGACGCTGAGGGCATGAGCATGCCGTTTGAGGTTGAGGTGGTCGAAACCGTGGGGTGGGACGTGCAGATCCACGGCCTGCTCGGCCAAGGGTTAGCCGCCGTGCTCCAGCTCCCCGCCAAAGAGGCTGCGGGCATCGCTCCCGGCTCGCGCCTTCGCGTGGCGCCCAATTCCGGAGCGCTGCACCTTTTCGACCCCGCGAGCGGGGACGCGCTGCTCCGCGCATGA